The genome window TGTCCCGAATTTCCGGGAAGATGCGCAGTACGAAGCTGGGATTGATGCCCCGGTTGTACCCGCTGTACTTCGTCGGGTCGCCCATCCACGGCTTGCCGTACTTGTTCTCCAAGTAATAGGCATACCCGGACATCGGGTACTTGATCGGGCTACCGTCGATGTTTTCCAGCGAAATCGACGTGATCAGCGACCACGGATTATCGGGCGCGATGCTGCCCTGCCCCAGCGCACCGCCGGTCGCCTTCACATACAACGTGACACCCCGCAGAAAACCGCCAGGCGTCACGTTGTGAACAAACTCCTGACTCGTGCCCGGCTTCACTTCGTAGGTGTCAGTGAAAATCTTCTCAGCGTAATGGCTGGACCCGACCAGAAACGGGATCTGCACAGCCCCGCCGTGGCCCTTGTTCGGCGGCGGCGCACCCGGACCGCCAACAGTCGCAGCAGGCATGAAAACTCCAATCATATTGATCAGTACTGGAACGCCATGGCGCGGCCCACGTGCTGCCACGTGGGCGAATTCGAGTTAGCGAAATGCGCGGCCAACAGACGCCACAACGTGCCCATCAGAAGCACAGAGAAAAACGCCGACGTTGCCGCAGTCGCCGAAAAGTGAACGTGCACAGTACACCCCCTCACTGCTTTCGGGAGAATCGCTTTCAGTGTAGAGGCCGGCCACCTCCGGAAGCGACCCTCAAAAATTGCCCCGCGGTGCTCTATCCGGGCAGTTTTGAAATGTATGCCTCGCGTTTGCGTCGTCGCACGATCAGAAATTCATGCGGTTCGAGATCCAACAGAATCGGTTTGTACTTCCTGCGCCCGCCGATCACCTCCGCAACCCGCGCGGCGTCATCCTCATCATCCGGCCTGAACGCAACCGACCAGCTTGGTTCGGAGTGCATATAGCGCGACACGAAACGGGGTCGCTGCGTCATCGCCATCAGCGTGATTCCCAGCGCCCGCGACTCTCGCCAGTACTTCGCGATCAGCGGTGAGAGCTTCAATTCGTGTTCGATGTAGGCGATCTCATCGAACTGGATAATGACATTGGCGTCAGGCTTCCACAGCTCATCCAGCATTTCAAACACAGCTTGACGCTGCCGCGCGATGCCTTCAGACGGCTTACCGGAGGTCGGCCAGTAGATCACGCGGTTCTGCCCGTAGTCA of Saccharopolyspora erythraea contains these proteins:
- a CDS encoding ATP-binding protein, which translates into the protein MVERIPWDELEPAILDHWGWPGGKWQPEHMAVLGPTGSGKSYFATHLLHQRVTRSGAHAIIVATKPADSTMTRMARQGWVIRRTWPPDYGQNRVIYWPTSGKPSEGIARQRQAVFEMLDELWKPDANVIIQFDEIAYIEHELKLSPLIAKYWRESRALGITLMAMTQRPRFVSRYMHSEPSWSVAFRPDDEDDAARVAEVIGGRRKYKPILLDLEPHEFLIVRRRKREAYISKLPG